The following proteins come from a genomic window of Acidimicrobiales bacterium:
- a CDS encoding gamma-glutamyl-gamma-aminobutyrate hydrolase family protein (Members of this family of hydrolases with an active site Cys residue belong to MEROPS family C26.) — translation MTGDRTGARGGGPVVAILAGRSPDDRYSLHRGYVEAVWAVGGRAVIVPAGPGADTDQVLDVVASSDALLVSGGGDVDPATYASADEYDATTLQECDPERDALELAAVHQATASGGRVLGICRGAQLLAVASGGTLVMDLPGAGFAGHWEYERQHEAVHGVQADPRTGASVALAGASRVNSIHHQAVATVGTALRATAWSDDGVVEAVEGEGQLGVQWHPERMAMHEPRHLAPFSWVVA, via the coding sequence ATGACAGGCGACCGGACAGGCGCTCGTGGCGGCGGGCCCGTCGTCGCGATCCTCGCCGGGAGGTCGCCGGATGACCGCTACTCGTTGCACCGCGGCTACGTGGAGGCGGTATGGGCGGTCGGTGGGCGGGCCGTGATCGTGCCCGCCGGGCCAGGTGCCGATACCGATCAGGTGCTCGACGTCGTGGCGTCGAGCGACGCCTTGTTGGTGTCCGGAGGAGGCGACGTGGATCCAGCCACCTATGCCTCTGCGGACGAGTATGACGCCACCACTCTCCAGGAGTGCGACCCCGAGCGGGACGCCCTCGAGCTGGCGGCGGTGCACCAGGCCACGGCGTCGGGCGGGCGTGTGCTTGGCATCTGCCGGGGAGCCCAGCTCCTGGCGGTGGCGTCGGGGGGCACGCTAGTCATGGACCTCCCCGGCGCCGGCTTCGCGGGGCACTGGGAGTACGAGCGTCAGCACGAGGCGGTCCACGGGGTCCAGGCCGATCCGAGGACGGGGGCATCGGTGGCGCTCGCGGGGGCGTCGAGAGTGAACTCCATCCACCACCAGGCAGTGGCGACGGTCGGAACGGCGCTACGGGCCACGGCATGGAGCGACGACGGCGTCGTCGAGGCAGTCGAGGGAGAGGGACAGCTCGGCGTGCAGTGGCATCCCGAGCGAATGGCGATGCACGAGCCGCGCCACCTGGCGCCGTTCTCATGGGTCGTCGCGTGA